A single genomic interval of Ancylobacter sp. IITR112 harbors:
- a CDS encoding WGR domain-containing protein has translation MTDTESLPVHLRRIDPTQNMRRFYMLAIQPTLFGGASVIRNWGRIGTNGQSMMQTFDRPDEAGDALSRLERSKRRRGYRDAI, from the coding sequence ATGACCGACACGGAGAGCCTGCCCGTCCATCTTCGCCGTATAGATCCGACGCAGAACATGCGGCGCTTCTACATGCTCGCGATCCAGCCGACCCTGTTCGGCGGCGCCTCGGTCATCCGGAACTGGGGACGGATCGGCACCAATGGCCAATCGATGATGCAGACCTTCGATCGGCCCGACGAGGCCGGCGACGCGCTGAGCCGCCTCGAGCGCAGCAAGAGACGGCGCGGCTATCGCGACGCTATTTGA
- the chrA gene encoding chromate efflux transporter, producing the protein MSKIESLDTAPIQHNDTPAHGISFNEALRVWARVAALSFGGPAGQIAVMHRIIVEEKRWIGETRFLHALNYCTLLPGPEAQQLAIYIGWLLHKTKGGLVAGILFVLPGAIAIMALSWIYAIFGNVGAVQALFFGLKAAVLAIVLEAVLRIGRRALKNNVMVGLAAAAFIALFLFDAPFPLVVLAAGVIGYLGGRAGWAAFLAGNGHGKVGGKQVADIDSALGEEVPDHARPPASWSLKVAAVGLVLWGGPILALLVLLGQGNVFTDISIFFSKMAMVTFGGAYAVLSYVAQQAVEHYGWLKPGEMLDGLGMAETTPGPLIMVTQFVGFMGAYRAPGSLNPLLAGTLGGLLTTWVTFVPCFLWIFLGAPFMETMRNNKALSAALAAITAAVVGVILNLAVWFALHVLFARLDEVRGFGMTVDVPVLSSVNIPSLILTLGAIIAVFRFKVGMLTVLGACSILGLLYGLLTGLV; encoded by the coding sequence ATGAGCAAGATCGAATCTCTCGATACCGCGCCGATCCAGCACAACGACACACCTGCTCATGGGATTTCGTTCAACGAGGCGCTGCGCGTCTGGGCGCGAGTGGCTGCGCTGAGTTTCGGCGGTCCTGCCGGCCAGATCGCGGTGATGCATCGGATTATCGTCGAGGAAAAGCGCTGGATCGGCGAAACGCGTTTCCTGCACGCGCTGAACTACTGCACGCTGTTGCCAGGTCCGGAGGCCCAGCAACTCGCCATCTACATCGGCTGGCTCCTCCACAAGACCAAGGGCGGGCTGGTCGCGGGCATTCTGTTCGTGCTTCCGGGCGCCATCGCGATCATGGCGCTGAGCTGGATCTACGCCATCTTCGGCAATGTGGGGGCCGTTCAAGCCCTGTTCTTCGGACTGAAGGCCGCTGTCCTGGCGATCGTGCTCGAGGCCGTGCTCCGGATTGGTCGCCGCGCCCTGAAAAACAACGTGATGGTCGGCCTAGCCGCCGCGGCGTTCATTGCTCTCTTCCTGTTCGATGCCCCCTTTCCACTCGTCGTGTTAGCTGCCGGCGTCATCGGCTATCTGGGCGGCCGGGCCGGCTGGGCAGCGTTTCTCGCCGGCAATGGTCACGGCAAGGTTGGTGGCAAACAGGTCGCGGACATCGATAGTGCTCTCGGCGAGGAGGTTCCCGATCACGCCCGCCCGCCGGCCAGTTGGTCGCTCAAGGTCGCCGCGGTCGGGCTGGTGCTGTGGGGCGGGCCAATCCTCGCGCTGCTCGTCCTTCTGGGACAGGGCAATGTCTTCACCGACATCTCCATATTCTTTTCCAAGATGGCGATGGTCACGTTTGGCGGCGCCTACGCTGTCCTGTCTTATGTCGCCCAACAGGCAGTCGAGCACTATGGCTGGCTGAAGCCTGGCGAGATGCTGGACGGTCTGGGCATGGCCGAGACGACCCCCGGCCCGCTCATCATGGTCACGCAGTTCGTCGGCTTCATGGGGGCCTATCGCGCGCCAGGTTCTCTGAATCCTTTGCTGGCGGGCACGCTCGGCGGCCTTCTCACGACCTGGGTGACATTCGTCCCGTGCTTCCTGTGGATCTTCCTTGGTGCGCCGTTCATGGAGACTATGCGCAACAACAAGGCGCTCTCCGCAGCCTTGGCGGCAATCACCGCCGCCGTCGTCGGAGTGATCCTGAACCTCGCCGTGTGGTTTGCGCTGCATGTGCTGTTTGCACGCCTCGATGAAGTTCGTGGCTTCGGCATGACTGTCGATGTGCCGGTGCTGAGTTCCGTAAACATCCCATCGTTGATCCTCACCCTTGGAGCGATCATCGCGGTGTTCCGCTTCAAAGTCGGGATGCTGACCGTACTGGGAGCCTGCTCGATCCTGGGTCTTCTCTACGGACTACTCACCGGACTGGTCTGA
- a CDS encoding thermonuclease family protein encodes MPGAASGPPADTVTAIFSICRSARRFNCVVDGDTFWLGRQKIRIADIDAPELTPPRCGYERELGEAAKRRLQAMLNAGPFSLVAGPRDEDPFGRKLRTVLRAGRSIGERLVAEGLVRRWDGGRRSWCD; translated from the coding sequence ATGCCTGGCGCGGCTTCCGGACCTCCCGCCGACACGGTGACCGCTATATTCTCCATTTGCCGGAGCGCTCGACGCTTCAACTGCGTGGTCGACGGCGACACCTTCTGGCTCGGCCGGCAGAAGATCCGGATCGCCGATATCGACGCGCCGGAACTCACCCCGCCGCGCTGCGGATATGAGCGGGAGCTCGGCGAGGCGGCGAAACGCAGGCTGCAGGCGATGCTCAACGCCGGGCCGTTTTCGCTGGTCGCGGGACCACGGGACGAAGACCCCTTTGGCCGCAAGCTGCGCACGGTCCTGCGTGCGGGCCGCTCGATCGGCGAGCGGCTGGTCGCCGAAGGGCTCGTCCGCCGCTGGGACGGCGGCCGGCGCAGCTGGTGCGACTGA
- a CDS encoding DUF736 domain-containing protein, with protein sequence MANIGTFTSNGNGFTGNIRTLGLKARTRIVRIPNPSDRGPQFRIFDAENVELGAAWQRTAEETGRDYLSVKLDDPSFREPLYATLVEVDGEEGLQLIWSRPRRD encoded by the coding sequence ATGGCCAACATCGGCACCTTCACCTCGAACGGCAACGGCTTCACCGGCAACATCCGCACCCTCGGCCTCAAGGCCCGGACCCGCATCGTCCGCATCCCGAACCCGTCCGACCGCGGCCCCCAGTTCCGCATCTTCGACGCCGAGAACGTCGAGCTCGGCGCGGCCTGGCAGCGGACCGCCGAGGAGACCGGCCGCGACTACCTCTCGGTCAAGCTCGACGATCCGTCCTTCCGCGAACCCCTCTATGCCACCCTGGTTGAGGTCGACGGCGAGGAAGGCCTGCAGCTGATCTGGTCCCGGCCGCGGCGGGATTGA
- a CDS encoding DUF1173 domain-containing protein: protein MRRLGIGDMEVEDSAGDIAERLAEAFARREHPLCLCRPEGVPMYVARAGGRHVLKRMPGSGPRHDPDCDSYEPPHALSGLGAVDGEAIVENAEDGVTLLKLDFSLSKQAGRAAPASREAIDAGAVKTDGSRLSLRALLHYLWEQAEFNRWRPAMTGRRNWAVLRKFLLEAAEGKTAKGKSLADVLFIPEIFDADRDAAIAQRRETFLSRALKAEGKRRSLAMLIGEVKEIAPARFGHRVVIKHLPRFPFMLNEDVHRRINAVFAPELALWNATADSHLIAIATFGIDAAGIASIESIALMVVTDRWLPFENRYEAALIDALAKRGASFVKSLRYNLPAAHPIACVVLRQDGAAPLGMYIVPDGAEADYREKLDELIAESGIASWTWNIGDGAMPELPA, encoded by the coding sequence TTGAGACGGCTGGGCATCGGCGACATGGAGGTCGAGGACAGTGCCGGCGACATCGCCGAGCGGCTGGCGGAGGCGTTTGCCCGGCGCGAACATCCGCTGTGCCTGTGCCGGCCGGAGGGCGTGCCGATGTATGTCGCACGCGCCGGTGGCCGCCATGTGCTGAAGCGGATGCCCGGCAGCGGACCGCGGCACGATCCGGATTGCGATTCCTATGAGCCGCCGCATGCCCTGTCCGGCCTCGGCGCCGTCGACGGCGAGGCGATCGTCGAGAATGCCGAGGACGGCGTCACCCTGCTCAAGCTCGACTTCAGCCTGTCGAAGCAGGCCGGTCGGGCGGCGCCGGCGTCGCGCGAGGCGATCGATGCCGGCGCGGTGAAGACGGACGGTTCGCGCCTCTCGCTGCGCGCCCTGCTGCACTACCTGTGGGAGCAGGCCGAGTTCAATCGCTGGCGTCCGGCGATGACCGGCCGACGCAACTGGGCGGTGCTGCGCAAGTTCCTGCTCGAGGCGGCCGAGGGCAAGACCGCGAAGGGCAAGTCGCTCGCGGACGTCCTGTTCATTCCCGAGATATTCGACGCCGATCGCGACGCCGCGATCGCGCAGCGGCGCGAGACGTTCCTCAGCCGCGCGTTGAAGGCCGAGGGCAAGCGCCGCTCGCTCGCCATGCTGATCGGCGAGGTCAAGGAGATCGCACCGGCGCGCTTCGGCCACCGCGTCGTGATCAAGCATCTCCCGCGCTTTCCCTTCATGCTGAACGAGGATGTTCATCGGCGGATCAACGCGGTGTTCGCCCCGGAGCTGGCGCTGTGGAACGCGACGGCGGATTCGCATCTGATCGCGATCGCCACCTTCGGCATCGATGCCGCGGGCATCGCCTCGATCGAGTCGATCGCGCTCATGGTCGTGACCGATCGCTGGCTGCCGTTCGAGAACCGCTACGAGGCGGCGCTGATCGACGCGCTGGCGAAGCGCGGCGCCAGCTTCGTGAAAAGCCTGCGCTACAACCTGCCGGCCGCGCACCCGATAGCCTGCGTTGTTCTGCGGCAGGACGGCGCCGCACCGCTCGGCATGTATATCGTGCCCGACGGCGCCGAGGCCGACTATCGGGAAAAGCTCGACGAGCTGATCGCCGAGAGCGGCATCGCGTCGTGGACCTGGAACATCGGCGATGGAGCCATGCCGGAGCTTCCGGCATGA